Within the BD1-7 clade bacterium genome, the region ACCAGTATTTGCGTCCATCGGGCTGATCTGCGGTGCCTTTTTTAACGTGGCTTTCAGCTGGTTGTTTATCGTCCATTTAGACATGGGCATTCGCGGCGTTGCCCTAGGAACGGGCGTCGCGCAGATATTTACGCTGTGTCTGTTTATTGGTTATTTCAACACGCATTTTTCACGTCTCAAATTCCATAAACCGACGATGGACTTACGTGCTGTCGCGAAAGCCAGCGTTAATGGTATTTCTTCTTTTGTAACCAGTATGTCGGCAGCCACTAGCGGCTTGATATTTAACACTGTCATGCTGCAAAAATATGGCGGAGAAGGTATCGCCGCAGCAACCGCCGTTAGCTACATCAGCCTGATTGGGCTCATGTCGAATTTTGCTATCAGCCAGGCATTACAACCAACAATCAGTCAAAATATTGGGGCGAAGCAACCTCAAAAGATCAAACAGTTCATGCAGATTGCCATCGTCAGTGTCCTAGCTCTCGGATTAGTGATGACAATCCTGACTGCATTAATACCCGCGCATTTAATTGATCTTTTTATTGAGCACGACGAAGAAAAGACACGCGACATAGCGCTGCACTTTTTATCATGGTTCTGGCCGGTGTTTATTTTCAACGGCTGCAATATGTGTTTTATCAATTATTTAACTGCGGCCATGATGCCCATACGATCGCTAACTCTATCGTTGCTACATAGCCTAGCTATACCGGTTTCGTTGGTTCTTTTACTTCCTGAAATCATGCCTGAAAATGGGATTTTCGCAGTTATTCCCGGAACAGAAACATTAACGTTCATTGGCGGGCTTCTACTATTTTGGCGACATCGGCCACTACGGCTAACGTTTTTGGATCTGCCCAAACCGCAGACTACTGTTCAGTGATTTCCCTAATCAGTCGCGAGATTCACTAACAGCCGCAAGGTCGTCGGACATCTCAGCATACAAACGATGCAATTCAGCTTTGATCACAGGCCACAATAACGGTACGGCAATGCCGTTAAAATCTTCGCCCTGAACCAAAACCGTCTCGTTACCTTCAGACGTCAGGCGAAAATAATGACTGCCGGTGTAAATACCCGGAATACCGCCCTTCCAACGCAGCTCTCGGTTGTGATCCAGGCATTCAATTACGGCTGGTACAGACACGGTCATGCCGAATAATCGAACACGCATTCGCAATTTTCGACCAGTAACCACAGGCTGATTTTTATGATCGAAGGTTGCACGTCGATTCCACTGCGGGTATTTCTCGATGGCTGATAGATGACGCCATACTTCGTCAATCGGCGCGTGAACCGTCACAGCCGGGAGTTGTGCCTTAATCATGGGGGGTCTCTTCAAAAATCTTCGGGGCTTAGTTATTCAGGCTTGATCTAACCTTTATCACCAAGACCCATGATACGACAGAGTACAACTAATACGCAGGGGGTCAGGAAGACGCCGGCAAACAAAGCCGATAACATACCAGCGCTTAGCGTGATGCCGAGTGATTGCTGCGCTGCCGCGCCAGCGCCCGATGCAAAAACCAACGGCAATACACCACAGATAAACGAAAAAGAGGTCATGTTAATCGCACGATAGCGACGCGCTGCCGCGTAAACTGCAGCATCTGCAGGCTTAGCCTTACTGTCTTTCATCCGCTTCTGAGCAACATCAACAATCAAAATCGCATTTTTTGCCGTCATACAAAGCAACAGTAACAAGCCCACCTGGGCGAATAGATCCAATTCTCGTTGCTCAAGCTCCAGTATCAGGGCTGCGCCGCTCAAGGCGACAGGCACTGCCGACAATACCGCGAACGGTATCATCCAGCTTTCATACAAGGCGACTAGAAACAGATAGATAAACAGAAGTGCCAACCCCAACGCCAGAAAAGCATGGTGTGATGTAGCAACGCGCTGAAACGCAGCGCCGGTCCAATCATATCCAAACCCTGGTGGTAGATCCTGCGCGGCATCAGACACAGCCGTAATTGCATCACTCACCGGATATCCAGGCTTTGTGTTCACGCTAACGATCACTGCTCGGTATTTGTTGTATCGTGTCACCGAGTCCGGCTCAAATCGCGTATCAACGGCGTAAAATCCGGACATCGGAAATACATCACCACGATCGTTGCGTAAATAGTATTGATTCAAGTCGGCCATATAATCCCGCGCCCCTGCTTGCGCCTGCAGAATGACCTGATAATTCTGCCCATATTCATTGAAGTCATTCACAT harbors:
- the mepA_1 gene encoding Multidrug export protein MepA, with the protein product MINPITNSPAKVFATYAIPAVLGMLAFSSVGIIDGLFMSHYIGSSALAVVTVTMPISAAALGITTMLSVGGAVTVGKYIGQNNIERANRLFVDTIAVVIAMALLFVITVFTTLDIALDLMNVTGKLRAHTKEYFATMLLFMPILLCAGALDYFIRIDNRPVFASIGLICGAFFNVAFSWLFIVHLDMGIRGVALGTGVAQIFTLCLFIGYFNTHFSRLKFHKPTMDLRAVAKASVNGISSFVTSMSAATSGLIFNTVMLQKYGGEGIAAATAVSYISLIGLMSNFAISQALQPTISQNIGAKQPQKIKQFMQIAIVSVLALGLVMTILTALIPAHLIDLFIEHDEEKTRDIALHFLSWFWPVFIFNGCNMCFINYLTAAMMPIRSLTLSLLHSLAIPVSLVLLLPEIMPENGIFAVIPGTETLTFIGGLLLFWRHRPLRLTFLDLPKPQTTVQ